The following are encoded in a window of Scophthalmus maximus strain ysfricsl-2021 chromosome 6, ASM2237912v1, whole genome shotgun sequence genomic DNA:
- the psmd6 gene encoding 26S proteasome non-ATPase regulatory subunit 6, which yields MPLENLEEEGLPKNPDLRIAQLKFLLTMDGHRQDAKVKTELMDAVKANNMAPYYEGLCKELKWPLDGDLLGKMKKANEEELKRLDDVLEDAEKSLGESEIRDAMMARAEYLIRIGDKEGALTAFRKTYDKTVALGHRLDIVFYLLRIGLFYMDSDLITRNSEKAKSLIEEGGDWDRRNRLKVYQGLYCVAIRDFKQAAELFLDTVSTFTSYELMDYKTFVTYTVYVCMIALKRPDLREKVIKGAEILEVLHGLPTVRQYLFSLYECRYSVFFQSLAIVEQEMKKDWLFAPHYRYYVREMRIQAYGQLLESYRSLTLGYMAEAFGVSTEFIDQELSRFIAAGRLHCKIDKVNEIVETNRPDSKNWQYQETIKKGDLLLNRVQKLSRVINM from the exons ATGCCGCTCGagaacctggaggaggagggcctgCCCAAGAACCCCGACCTGAGGATAGCGCAGCTGAAGTTCCTGCTGACGATGGACGGCCACCGACAGGACGCCAAAGTGAAGACCGAGCTCATGGACGCCGTCAAAGCTAACA ACATGGCGCCGTACTACGAGGGGCTGTGCAAGGAGCTGAAGTGGCCGCTGGACGGCGACCTGCTGGGCAAAATGAAGAAGGCCAacgaggaggagctgaagcgGCTGGACGACGTGCTGGAGGATGCCGAGAAGAGCCTGGGCGAGAGCGAGATCCGCGACGCCATGATGGCCAGAGCCGAGTACCTGATCCGGATCGGAGACAAG GAGGGCGCCCTGACAGCCTTCAGGAAGACCTACGACAAGACAGTTGCTCTGGGTCACAGACTAGACATCGTCTTCTACCTGCTGAGGATCGGACTCTTCTACATGGACAGCGACCTCATCACACGCAACTCGGAGAAAGCAAAGAG cctCATTGAGGAAGGGGGAGACTGGGACAGGAGAAATCGCCTGAAGGTCTACCAGGGCCTTTACTGTGTGGCCATCAGGGACTTCAAGCAAGCTGCTGAGCTCTTCCTCGACACCgtctccaccttcacctcctaCGAGCTCATGGACTACAAGACTTTTGTTACCTACACCGTCTACGTCTGCATGATTGCCCTCAAAAGGCCGGACCTTCGCGAGAAG GTAATAAAGGGAGCCGAGATCTTGGAGGTGCTGCACGGTCTGCCTACTGTCCGCCAGTATCTTTTCTCGCTGTACGAGTGCCGCTACTCTGTCTTCTTCCAGTCTCTGG CCATAGTGGAgcaggagatgaagaaggaCTGGCTCTTTGCGCCTCACTACCGCTACTATGTGAGGGAGATGAGGATCCAGGCCTACGGCCAGCTGCTCGAGTCTTACCGCTCCCTAACCCTGGGCTACATGGCTGAGGCTTTTGGTGTCAGCACAGAGTTCATCGACCA GGAACTGTCCCGATTCATAGCTGCCGGCCGTCTTCACTGTAAAATTGATAAAGTGAACGAGATTGTGGAAACCAATAG ACCTGACAGTAAAAACTGGCAGTACCAGGAAACCATCAAGAAGGGCGACCTGCTCCTCAACAGAGTCCAGAAGCTGTCCAGAGTCATCAACATGTAA